One genomic region from Muriicola soli encodes:
- a CDS encoding glycoside hydrolase family 2 TIM barrel-domain containing protein — translation MKNIVLRALLFLFTLGIFAQADQVTVVQNQEGAKLVVNGEDFMINGMNWDYIPIGKNTVDAEFWKKPDDVIKAGLDTEMSLLRNMGVNVIRQYTGVPARWIKYIYENYGIYTMLNHSFGRYGLTLDGVWTPVTIYSEPRTQEFLMTEVENLVREYKNTPGLLMYLLGNENNYGLFWQGAETEDFPDDEEEKQFIGESRGRPMYKLMNEAAVLMKSMDSSHPVAICNGDVLFIDIIAEECKDVDIYGTNTYRGVSFGDMFEVVKEKLNMPLMFTEFGADAFNAIENAEDQKSQAYYMVGNWEEIYENAAGLGKAGNSIGGFTFQFSDGWWKYGFDDRENADVHDNNASWANGGYAIDLAPGENNMNEEWFGICAKGQTNPRGLYDLYPRAAYYALQEAHKLNPYEEGVTLDFIENYFDNINLMDAVLKARGDKAALVGERANMLRVSKMEARFTTFNTGGSLITTPQNADPDETVYPNELGYDFMQSYFVGVEGNPAPNMKANVNVNILGNVARNPIDEIFYENRGRPVVVNTDEGDVVLSDVNRVQIYNASYEWKAKHFDIKGFYRTGHYHWGYEGDFFGLYPEANYGPNLDIYNGEISGFEVDGKRFLDGFKAAFGPQLWWGANPAILLKYSKKIGKFDVTGVFHEDVDNFGTIVSSLAVPMPRTRRATLYLAREFGDLEVELGGIWGGQPLNGREFQFTEDNPDYDPANPDAASKYIVYTDQVNEEDNWGAKAKITLSKGKFNWYAQGAVQGLVAGGGADQTQTFTGWRLKDTGSGNQTNFLTGFTYNIGNVQIAPNFMWQKPIVGPMPNDVQGPGRLRNILDDPFVVRANRETVAGEILFTIDPTPGTWMYQWDNDRAEDAKLAASFGFVFRHLPTTMDAAIGFLGNRTLFAFPNSVPAQDLWETHARIVSKINPDLGMIANIYFGNDQARGSDERLIERIGGDIRLIYKNVKVQHMWKINDWGPFDYHRDFNLTFPVQLMLDISTTLGKPDWFILPSTQIGIRGTWRSLNEFSNRYAPNDAAEFADDSFISPVGFGNGNEWEIRTYIHINIGQ, via the coding sequence ATGAAGAACATTGTATTGAGAGCACTACTTTTCTTATTCACCTTAGGCATATTTGCCCAGGCTGATCAGGTAACAGTTGTTCAGAATCAGGAAGGCGCAAAATTAGTTGTCAACGGAGAAGACTTCATGATCAACGGGATGAATTGGGATTACATACCAATTGGAAAGAATACTGTGGATGCCGAATTCTGGAAAAAGCCTGATGATGTGATCAAAGCCGGACTAGACACCGAGATGTCCCTTTTAAGGAATATGGGGGTCAATGTCATTCGTCAGTATACCGGTGTGCCTGCAAGATGGATAAAATATATCTACGAAAACTACGGAATCTATACCATGCTAAATCACTCCTTCGGAAGGTACGGCTTAACATTGGATGGGGTATGGACACCGGTAACCATTTATTCTGAACCGCGAACTCAGGAATTTCTAATGACTGAAGTAGAGAATCTCGTACGGGAATACAAAAACACCCCGGGACTACTGATGTACTTGTTAGGTAATGAAAATAACTACGGGTTGTTCTGGCAGGGAGCGGAAACCGAAGATTTTCCGGATGACGAAGAAGAAAAGCAATTTATTGGCGAATCCAGAGGGCGTCCGATGTACAAACTGATGAATGAAGCAGCAGTGCTGATGAAGTCAATGGATTCTTCCCATCCCGTGGCCATCTGTAATGGAGACGTCCTTTTTATAGACATTATCGCAGAGGAGTGTAAAGATGTGGACATTTACGGAACTAATACCTACCGGGGAGTTTCATTCGGAGATATGTTCGAAGTGGTTAAGGAAAAGCTCAATATGCCACTGATGTTTACAGAATTTGGTGCTGATGCTTTCAACGCTATTGAAAATGCCGAGGATCAAAAATCACAGGCTTATTATATGGTAGGCAACTGGGAAGAAATCTATGAGAATGCCGCCGGTTTGGGCAAGGCCGGAAATTCTATTGGAGGTTTTACCTTCCAGTTCAGTGATGGCTGGTGGAAATACGGTTTTGACGATAGGGAAAATGCCGATGTTCACGACAATAACGCTTCCTGGGCTAATGGGGGATACGCTATCGACCTCGCTCCGGGAGAAAATAATATGAATGAGGAGTGGTTCGGGATCTGTGCCAAAGGACAGACCAATCCACGAGGCCTCTACGATCTTTACCCCCGTGCAGCCTATTACGCTTTACAGGAGGCACATAAATTAAACCCCTATGAAGAAGGCGTGACCCTTGATTTTATTGAGAATTACTTTGATAACATCAACCTAATGGACGCTGTACTCAAAGCACGCGGTGATAAAGCTGCCCTGGTAGGAGAGAGAGCCAATATGCTCAGGGTAAGTAAAATGGAGGCACGTTTTACCACCTTTAATACCGGGGGAAGTTTGATAACCACACCTCAAAATGCAGATCCGGACGAAACTGTGTATCCCAATGAACTGGGATACGACTTTATGCAGTCGTATTTCGTTGGAGTAGAAGGAAATCCGGCGCCCAACATGAAAGCTAATGTAAATGTGAACATATTGGGGAACGTGGCGCGGAATCCGATAGATGAAATCTTTTATGAAAACAGGGGACGTCCTGTCGTAGTCAATACTGATGAGGGAGATGTCGTTCTTTCTGATGTCAATCGGGTCCAGATCTACAACGCCTCATACGAATGGAAAGCCAAACACTTTGATATCAAGGGATTCTATAGAACAGGACACTATCACTGGGGATACGAGGGTGATTTCTTTGGATTATATCCGGAAGCCAATTACGGCCCAAATCTAGACATCTATAATGGAGAGATCAGTGGTTTTGAAGTAGATGGGAAGCGATTTCTCGACGGATTCAAGGCCGCATTTGGCCCGCAACTATGGTGGGGAGCAAACCCTGCTATCCTTTTGAAATATAGTAAAAAAATAGGGAAATTTGACGTTACCGGAGTTTTCCACGAGGACGTTGATAATTTCGGAACGATTGTTTCTTCCCTGGCAGTACCTATGCCGAGAACACGAAGGGCTACCTTATATCTCGCCAGAGAATTTGGTGATCTCGAAGTGGAACTTGGAGGGATCTGGGGTGGGCAACCGCTCAACGGAAGAGAATTTCAATTTACGGAGGACAATCCGGATTACGATCCTGCTAACCCTGATGCAGCTTCAAAATACATCGTGTATACCGACCAGGTTAACGAGGAGGACAATTGGGGGGCTAAGGCAAAAATCACCTTATCTAAAGGTAAATTTAACTGGTACGCCCAGGGAGCAGTTCAAGGGCTTGTCGCCGGAGGTGGAGCCGATCAAACACAAACATTTACGGGCTGGAGACTCAAGGACACCGGTAGTGGTAACCAGACCAACTTCTTAACCGGATTCACTTATAACATCGGTAATGTTCAGATAGCTCCGAATTTCATGTGGCAAAAACCTATAGTAGGACCAATGCCCAATGATGTTCAGGGCCCCGGAAGGTTGAGAAACATCCTCGATGATCCATTTGTGGTGCGGGCGAACAGGGAGACCGTGGCAGGTGAGATCCTTTTTACTATAGATCCAACGCCCGGTACATGGATGTATCAGTGGGACAACGACAGAGCTGAGGATGCTAAACTCGCAGCGAGTTTTGGCTTCGTCTTCAGGCACCTTCCAACAACCATGGATGCGGCCATTGGTTTCCTCGGAAACAGGACGCTCTTTGCCTTCCCGAATTCAGTTCCTGCACAGGATCTGTGGGAGACACACGCCCGAATAGTTTCAAAGATAAATCCGGATTTAGGAATGATCGCAAATATTTATTTTGGTAACGATCAGGCCAGAGGTAGTGATGAAAGACTTATTGAACGAATTGGTGGTGATATCCGATTAATTTACAAGAATGTTAAGGTACAGCATATGTGGAAGATCAACGATTGGGGACCTTTCGATTACCATCGTGATTTCAACCTTACATTTCCCGTTCAGCTGATGCTTGATATTTCTACGACGCTGGGAAAACCAGACTGGTTTATTCTGCCAAGCACGCAAATAGGGATCAGGGGTACATGGCGAAGTTTAAATGAGTTTTCAAACCGTTATGCTCCTAATGACGCCGCAGAATTTGCTGACGATTCATTTATTAGTCCGGTTGGCTTTGGCAATGGAAACGAATGGGAGATCAGAACATATATACACATCAATATTGGTCAGTAA
- a CDS encoding helix-turn-helix and ligand-binding sensor domain-containing protein, translating into MRVGFTVLTLCFSVMCFTQELPPIQNYAPSDYAAENQNWAISQAQDRHIYIANSKGLLGFNGASWEHYPLPNESIVRSVNALDGKVYTGGYMEFGYWEKDDLGILQYSSLSSTIKDDLLADEEFWNILRLDRYIVFQSLDRIYLYNIRDNSITWVETNTTTPKIFNVGQTLFFQKWGEGLYKIENTRAVLAYDFDILKKDEVVNIFERENDLLLLTRHNGFFTLREGGLKPWVTPANRLISQMSIYTAIRLKNKNLALGTISNGIILLNEEGTLQFQADQSSGLRNNTVLSIYEDLEGTLWLGLDNGISFLNLNSPYRIYQNLSGLTGSVYAVQRFNEILYLGTNQGLFYQNEASVSGFEMIPGTEGQVWSLAVRNNALFCGHHNGTFLIEGKKATQIANIPGTWKISSIPGNPDLLMQGNYEGLSILEFNQGKWRLRNKLQNFKHSSRYFEIQENDIFVNHEYKGLFRIKADNDFRAAISTEVDTVHRGVNSGLVKFREELLLANKAGIFKFNPEKDQFVKDSVLSRVFEEGKYISGKLITDDTSENLWAFTQENISYITQDNLDNSTIIQSIPLTETERRGIRGYESIYGPGDKGTYYLGSSNGFLKLNTETVSDRKFEVRLSKIALSVMGGSSSDYTLIAPQIEGEFRNKENNLQIWFYSPEYTALVKPRFQYRLSGLYEEWSTWSENTSVEFSNLPHGSYTFEVRGRAGNSSSANTVSYSFTIARPWYLTKLAFISYFLLAILASIAIHRTYRRYYRGHQQAIIAENKRELALAKAQNEKEIIRLKNKQLKKKFKNKNNELAASTLSIIRKNELLSRVKEQLLSTEEEQLTSVHQIVKIIDKSITRNDDWEMFMKAFNQADRKFLKKLKKVHPNLTPNDIKLCAYLRLNLSSKEIAPLLNISPRSVEIKRYRLRKKMNLSHDSNLTDYILTL; encoded by the coding sequence TTGAGAGTAGGATTTACAGTACTCACCCTTTGTTTCAGTGTGATGTGTTTCACACAGGAACTACCTCCCATACAAAATTACGCTCCTTCAGACTATGCTGCTGAAAACCAGAACTGGGCTATCTCACAAGCTCAGGACAGGCATATCTATATTGCCAACAGCAAGGGTTTATTGGGATTCAATGGCGCTTCCTGGGAACATTATCCCTTACCTAATGAGAGTATTGTAAGATCGGTTAATGCCCTCGATGGTAAAGTGTACACCGGAGGTTATATGGAATTTGGATACTGGGAGAAAGACGACCTGGGAATTTTGCAATACTCTTCCTTATCTTCTACAATTAAGGATGACCTTCTCGCTGATGAGGAATTCTGGAATATCCTGAGATTAGATCGGTACATCGTATTTCAATCCCTGGACCGTATTTATTTGTACAATATCAGGGACAACTCAATTACATGGGTTGAAACAAATACCACCACTCCTAAGATATTCAATGTCGGACAGACACTTTTTTTCCAGAAGTGGGGCGAGGGCCTCTATAAAATAGAGAATACAAGGGCGGTTTTGGCGTACGACTTCGATATCCTAAAAAAGGATGAGGTAGTCAATATCTTTGAAAGGGAAAATGACCTGCTTCTTCTCACAAGGCATAATGGATTTTTTACCCTCAGGGAAGGAGGATTAAAACCATGGGTTACCCCTGCGAATCGCCTGATCTCACAAATGAGTATTTACACGGCGATAAGGCTCAAAAACAAGAACCTTGCACTGGGTACTATTTCGAACGGAATAATCCTGCTCAACGAAGAAGGCACACTACAGTTTCAGGCAGATCAGTCAAGCGGACTGAGGAATAACACCGTTTTATCTATTTATGAGGATTTGGAAGGGACACTCTGGCTTGGTCTTGATAACGGCATCAGTTTTCTCAACCTGAATTCCCCCTACAGGATCTACCAGAATTTAAGCGGACTAACCGGCAGTGTTTATGCGGTACAGCGTTTTAATGAGATTCTTTATTTAGGGACGAATCAGGGACTGTTTTATCAAAATGAGGCTTCTGTTTCGGGCTTTGAAATGATTCCGGGTACAGAAGGGCAGGTTTGGTCTCTTGCTGTGAGAAACAACGCCTTATTTTGTGGCCATCACAACGGGACATTCCTGATCGAGGGTAAAAAGGCAACCCAAATTGCTAATATTCCCGGTACATGGAAGATCAGTTCTATCCCCGGAAATCCAGATTTGTTGATGCAGGGAAATTATGAGGGTTTAAGTATCCTGGAATTTAATCAGGGCAAATGGCGCTTGAGGAATAAACTACAAAATTTTAAACATTCATCCAGGTATTTTGAAATTCAGGAGAATGATATTTTCGTAAATCACGAGTACAAAGGACTGTTTCGAATAAAGGCCGATAATGATTTTAGAGCAGCTATTTCAACAGAGGTAGATACGGTGCATAGGGGGGTTAACTCTGGCTTGGTTAAATTTCGGGAAGAATTGCTGTTGGCAAACAAAGCTGGGATCTTCAAATTTAATCCCGAAAAAGATCAGTTTGTAAAAGACTCTGTATTGAGTCGTGTTTTCGAAGAGGGAAAGTATATCTCAGGTAAGTTAATTACCGATGATACCTCTGAAAATCTTTGGGCATTTACACAGGAGAATATCAGCTATATCACACAGGATAATCTGGATAATAGTACAATCATTCAATCCATCCCACTTACGGAAACTGAAAGGCGGGGGATCAGGGGTTATGAAAGTATTTATGGTCCCGGAGATAAAGGAACTTACTATTTGGGCAGCAGCAACGGCTTTTTGAAGCTTAATACCGAGACGGTATCAGATCGGAAATTTGAAGTGAGATTGAGTAAAATAGCCTTATCTGTAATGGGCGGCAGTTCATCAGATTATACTTTGATTGCCCCCCAGATTGAAGGGGAATTCAGGAATAAGGAAAACAATTTGCAGATATGGTTTTATTCTCCTGAATACACAGCACTGGTAAAACCCAGATTTCAATACCGTTTATCAGGACTCTATGAGGAGTGGAGTACCTGGTCAGAAAATACTTCTGTTGAGTTCTCTAATTTGCCCCATGGCTCATACACCTTTGAGGTCAGGGGAAGGGCAGGAAACTCAAGTTCGGCGAATACGGTGAGTTATTCGTTTACCATTGCAAGGCCCTGGTACCTCACAAAACTGGCTTTTATTTCATATTTCCTGCTGGCCATACTAGCGTCCATTGCCATCCACAGAACCTACAGGCGATATTACAGGGGGCATCAACAGGCGATCATTGCCGAAAACAAAAGAGAACTGGCCTTGGCTAAGGCCCAGAATGAAAAAGAGATCATAAGGCTGAAGAACAAGCAACTGAAGAAAAAATTTAAAAACAAGAATAATGAATTAGCTGCATCAACATTGAGTATAATAAGAAAGAATGAACTTCTATCCAGAGTAAAGGAACAATTGCTTAGCACTGAGGAAGAACAGCTTACTTCGGTACATCAGATTGTGAAAATCATCGATAAAAGTATCACCAGAAACGATGACTGGGAAATGTTTATGAAAGCGTTTAACCAAGCAGATAGAAAATTTCTTAAGAAATTGAAGAAAGTCCACCCTAACCTCACCCCGAACGATATTAAATTATGTGCTTATTTGCGACTTAATTTATCATCCAAAGAAATAGCACCTCTTCTTAACATTTCACCCAGAAGTGTAGAAATCAAACGTTATAGATTACGCAAAAAAATGAATTTATCTCACGATTCTAACCTTACCGATTACATTCTTACGCTGTAG
- a CDS encoding PKD domain-containing protein codes for MKHVLNKTRVIAAFVLAIIYLGCEDVTNIFPDVTSAFTYTINEDTGTVTFLNISEEADSYQWDFGDGSTSTEINPIKTYAESGTYTVTLRAVNLAGASDSSQDQVSVTITQVGGGGGDCTEETSQSLDAADFNLTFQTDPGSAIVEDGAAFSVIDNPDTDNAINESCKIGEIVRDASLPFANNQIEFDSKFDFTTNSGFKLKVWAPVAGTNVLLKLEDKTDSGINTEVAAVTASGNAWEELTFDFPDTESGKYDKIVLFFDINTDSGATYYIDDFAIYGEGAGGGGDCTAETAQSLDASDFNLTFLTDPGSAIIEDGAAYSYIDNPDTDNAVNPSCKVGEIVRDASLPFANNQIEFDSKFDFTTNDGFKLKVWAPAAGTNVLLKLEDKTDAGINTEVGAVTATGNAWEELTFDFPDTESGKYDKIVLFFDITTDSGATYYIDDFALNSGGDTGGTNGCSETLIAATALPVDFEGCETFLSSANFGDGITSELTENPSKTGINTSDFVLQVDKPTGSSFFAGIQNTFASNFDLTTDNVFKIKIYSTKANAIFRFELLADPNDGSIGNPSPVYATVPNANEWTEVEFIFTNLPAAPTAYNQLVIKPDNDQSDSPIDNGATYYFDDLTLNAPSGGGGSIEDCGGDLVNDFETADDSIFNNFGGGVGTIIDNPDTSVNTSAKVAQYVKNAGEVFAGITMEVDPDIDFNAGVFSIDVSSQAVRQLLFKLEGLNIEQIIPTSGTGWETITYDFSAVAGNIGSVTAITLIMDNGTAGDGSADWTIQFDNVRLCSNETTGGGSLEDCGGDLVNDFETADDSIFNNFGGGVGTIIDNPDTSVNTSAKVAQYVKNAGEVFAGITMEVDPDIDFNAGVFSIDVSSQAVRQLLFKLEGLNIEQIIPTSGTGWETITYDFSAVAGNIGSVTAITLIMDNGTAGDGSADWTIQFDNVRLCSNETTGGGSLEDCGGDLVNDFETADDSIFNNFGGGVGTIIDNPDTSVNTSAKVAQYVKNAGEVFAGITMEVDPDIDFNAGVFSIDVSSQAVRQLLFKLEGLNIEQIIPTSGTGWETITYDFSAVAGNIGSVTAITLIMDNGTAGDGSADWTIQFDNVRLCSNETTGGGSLEDCGGDLVNDFETADDSIFNNFGGGVGTIIDNPDTSVNTSAKVAQYVKNAGEVFAGITMEVDPDIDFNAGVFSIDVSSQAVRQLLFKLEGLNIEQIIPTSGTGWETITYDFSAVAGNIGSVTAITLIMDNGTAGDGSADWTIQFDNVRLCSNETTGGGAGGNLAADGDFESGVANPWLLFQNGGTAAFDNTINNGGTWSGRLATGGPSNPALKQERIGAGTVAATDVVQVQFDHIGSVVQPGAVFNVILFGEGASGASFTHVFSPAPTLSGSWTTFTGTFTIPGGTDVSEGISFLIEAVCGGDAGCSVSANIDNVSVTLNP; via the coding sequence ATGAAACACGTACTCAACAAAACCAGGGTTATTGCGGCTTTTGTCCTTGCAATAATCTATTTAGGATGCGAAGATGTCACCAATATCTTTCCTGATGTGACATCGGCCTTTACCTACACAATTAACGAGGATACTGGAACGGTTACTTTTCTAAATATTTCAGAAGAAGCTGACAGTTATCAATGGGATTTTGGGGATGGTTCTACATCCACGGAAATTAATCCTATTAAGACCTACGCAGAATCTGGCACTTACACGGTTACACTACGAGCCGTTAATTTAGCCGGAGCATCAGATAGTTCTCAGGATCAAGTTAGTGTGACCATTACTCAAGTTGGCGGCGGCGGCGGTGATTGTACTGAAGAAACCAGTCAGTCCCTGGATGCAGCAGATTTTAATCTTACTTTCCAGACCGATCCGGGAAGTGCAATTGTCGAGGATGGTGCTGCTTTTTCAGTAATTGACAACCCTGACACAGACAACGCTATAAATGAATCCTGTAAAATAGGTGAGATCGTAAGAGATGCATCTCTGCCTTTTGCCAATAACCAGATCGAGTTTGATTCTAAATTCGATTTTACAACCAATTCTGGCTTCAAACTCAAGGTTTGGGCCCCTGTTGCAGGAACGAATGTACTATTGAAACTGGAAGATAAGACTGATTCGGGAATCAACACCGAAGTAGCTGCAGTTACGGCTTCTGGTAATGCCTGGGAAGAATTAACATTTGATTTCCCGGACACTGAAAGTGGTAAGTATGATAAAATTGTATTGTTCTTTGATATCAACACGGATAGCGGAGCTACTTATTATATCGACGACTTTGCCATATACGGAGAAGGTGCCGGAGGTGGCGGAGATTGTACTGCTGAAACTGCACAATCTCTCGACGCATCAGATTTCAATCTGACATTCCTGACAGATCCGGGCAGTGCTATTATTGAAGATGGAGCTGCGTATTCATATATCGACAACCCGGATACGGATAACGCTGTGAATCCGTCCTGTAAAGTAGGTGAGATCGTAAGAGATGCCTCCCTTCCTTTTGCAAATAATCAGATAGAATTTGATTCCAAATTTGATTTCACTACAAATGATGGTTTCAAACTAAAAGTCTGGGCACCTGCAGCAGGCACAAATGTGTTGTTAAAGTTGGAAGATAAAACTGATGCCGGAATCAACACTGAAGTTGGTGCGGTAACGGCTACAGGAAATGCCTGGGAAGAACTTACATTTGATTTCCCGGACACCGAAAGTGGTAAATACGATAAAATCGTATTGTTCTTTGATATAACCACCGATAGCGGTGCAACTTATTACATTGATGATTTCGCCCTCAATAGTGGGGGAGATACTGGAGGGACTAACGGTTGTAGTGAAACGCTTATTGCGGCTACGGCTCTGCCTGTAGATTTCGAAGGCTGTGAAACATTCTTGTCTTCCGCGAATTTTGGAGATGGAATTACCTCAGAGCTTACAGAAAATCCATCTAAAACGGGCATAAATACTTCAGACTTTGTTCTGCAGGTTGATAAGCCCACAGGATCAAGCTTTTTTGCCGGAATACAAAATACCTTTGCGAGTAATTTTGATTTGACTACCGACAATGTTTTCAAGATTAAAATTTATTCCACTAAGGCCAACGCGATTTTCAGATTTGAACTTTTAGCCGATCCCAATGACGGGAGTATAGGAAATCCATCCCCGGTTTATGCAACCGTGCCGAATGCCAATGAATGGACAGAGGTAGAATTCATATTTACTAACCTACCGGCGGCTCCAACGGCCTACAACCAATTGGTTATAAAACCGGATAATGATCAGTCAGATAGTCCCATTGACAATGGAGCTACCTATTACTTTGATGACCTAACTTTAAACGCACCTTCCGGAGGCGGCGGTTCCATAGAAGATTGCGGAGGCGATCTGGTCAACGATTTTGAGACTGCTGATGACAGCATCTTCAATAACTTCGGAGGTGGTGTTGGTACTATTATTGACAACCCCGACACTTCAGTAAACACGAGTGCGAAGGTAGCCCAGTACGTGAAGAATGCCGGCGAGGTATTTGCAGGTATTACCATGGAAGTGGATCCCGATATTGATTTCAACGCCGGGGTGTTCTCCATTGACGTGTCCTCCCAAGCGGTAAGACAGTTATTGTTCAAGTTGGAAGGGCTGAATATAGAGCAGATCATTCCAACCTCAGGAACAGGCTGGGAGACGATCACCTATGACTTCAGTGCTGTAGCCGGAAATATAGGCTCAGTTACGGCCATCACCCTGATCATGGATAATGGTACAGCAGGTGACGGAAGCGCTGACTGGACGATACAGTTCGACAACGTAAGGTTGTGCAGCAATGAAACCACCGGCGGTGGTTCCTTAGAAGACTGCGGAGGCGATCTGGTCAACGATTTTGAGACTGCTGATGACAGCATCTTCAATAACTTCGGAGGTGGTGTTGGTACTATTATTGACAACCCCGACACTTCAGTAAACACGAGTGCGAAGGTAGCCCAGTACGTGAAGAATGCCGGCGAGGTATTTGCAGGTATTACCATGGAAGTGGATCCCGATATTGATTTCAACGCCGGGGTATTCTCCATTGACGTGTCCTCCCAAGCGGTAAGACAGTTATTGTTCAAGTTGGAAGGGCTGAATATAGAGCAGATCATTCCAACCTCAGGAACAGGCTGGGAGACGATCACCTATGACTTCAGTGCTGTAGCCGGAAATATAGGCTCAGTTACGGCCATCACGCTGATCATGGATAATGGTACAGCAGGTGACGGAAGCGCTGACTGGACGATACAGTTCGACAACGTAAGGTTGTGTAGCAATGAAACCACCGGCGGTGGTTCCTTAGAAGATTGCGGAGGCGATCTGGTCAACGATTTTGAGACTGCTGATGACAGCATCTTCAATAACTTCGGAGGTGGTGTTGGTACTATTATTGACAACCCCGACACTTCAGTAAACACGAGTGCGAAGGTAGCCCAGTACGTGAAGAATGCCGGCGAGGTATTTGCAGGTATTACCATGGAAGTGGATCCCGATATTGATTTCAACGCCGGGGTGTTCTCCATTGACGTGTCCTCCCAAGCGGTAAGACAGTTATTGTTCAAGTTGGAAGGGCTGAATATAGAGCAGATCATTCCAACCTCAGGAACAGGCTGGGAGACGATCACCTATGACTTCAGTGCTGTAGCCGGAAATATAGGCTCAGTTACGGCCATCACCCTGATCATGGATAATGGTACAGCAGGTGACGGAAGCGCTGACTGGACGATACAGTTCGACAACGTAAGGTTGTGCAGCAATGAAACCACCGGCGGTGGTTCCTTAGAAGACTGCGGAGGCGATCTGGTCAACGATTTTGAGACTGCTGATGACAGCATCTTCAATAACTTCGGAGGTGGTGTTGGTACTATTATTGACAACCCCGACACTTCAGTAAACACGAGTGCGAAGGTAGCCCAGTACGTGAAGAATGCCGGCGAGGTATTTGCAGGTATTACCATGGAAGTGGATCCCGATATTGATTTCAACGCCGGGGTATTCTCCATTGACGTGTCCTCCCAAGCGGTAAGACAGTTATTGTTCAAGTTGGAAGGGCTGAATATAGAGCAGATCATTCCAACCTCAGGAACAGGCTGGGAGACGATCACCTATGACTTCAGTGCTGTAGCCGGAAATATAGGCTCAGTTACGGCCATCACCCTGATCATGGATAATGGTACAGCAGGTGACGGAAGCGCTGACTGGACGATACAGTTCGACAACGTAAGGTTGTGCAGCAATGAAACCACCGGCGGTGGTGCAGGTGGTAATCTGGCTGCTGATGGTGATTTTGAATCCGGAGTTGCAAATCCCTGGTTACTATTTCAGAATGGGGGTACTGCTGCCTTCGATAATACCATTAACAACGGAGGAACCTGGTCTGGAAGACTTGCCACAGGCGGACCCAGTAATCCAGCCCTAAAACAGGAAAGAATAGGTGCCGGTACTGTTGCGGCTACGGATGTTGTTCAGGTACAATTTGACCATATAGGTTCTGTAGTACAGCCTGGAGCAGTTTTCAACGTCATTCTCTTCGGAGAAGGAGCGTCAGGAGCGTCGTTTACACACGTATTTAGTCCAGCACCAACCCTTTCAGGTAGTTGGACAACTTTTACCGGTACTTTTACCATCCCCGGTGGGACAGATGTATCGGAAGGAATCTCCTTCCTGATTGAAGCAGTGTGTGGGGGAGATGCCGGATGTAGCGTATCAGCGAACATTGATAATGTTAGTGTAACACTTAATCCATAA
- a CDS encoding glycoside hydrolase family 16 protein translates to MRNKIIPNRYLRNSGNKFCSFFGLMLSGLLLVGTGCATDDTQTVVNFDQLTMQDEFDVDGAPDSSIWGYDIGTGQNGWGNNELQYYTDRPENVTINNGVLVITARQESFEGSNYTSARLITKGRFEQTYGRFEARIRTPYGKGIWPAFWMLGVEETPSEIWPFIGEIDIMEMRGQEPTKLIGSLHGPGYSAGEAISKEYIFENDRLDTGFHIYGIEWGPDYVNFYVDDVLYNQITPEDLPEGSDWVFDNDFYILMNVAVGGTFVGSPDAETVFPQTMLVDYVRVYEYNGLN, encoded by the coding sequence ATGAGAAATAAAATAATACCAAATAGGTATTTACGAAACTCCGGAAATAAATTCTGTTCGTTTTTCGGTCTTATGCTATCCGGTCTGCTCCTTGTGGGCACTGGTTGTGCAACAGACGATACCCAGACTGTGGTCAATTTTGATCAGCTGACTATGCAGGACGAATTTGACGTAGATGGAGCACCGGACAGTTCAATATGGGGATACGATATAGGAACAGGACAAAACGGTTGGGGAAATAATGAATTGCAATACTATACAGACCGGCCTGAAAACGTAACCATCAACAATGGTGTTTTAGTCATTACCGCAAGGCAGGAATCTTTTGAGGGTTCTAACTACACTTCGGCCAGGCTTATAACCAAAGGTAGGTTTGAACAGACATATGGTCGTTTCGAAGCCCGAATAAGAACTCCCTATGGTAAGGGTATCTGGCCGGCATTCTGGATGTTGGGTGTTGAAGAAACACCTTCTGAGATATGGCCTTTTATAGGTGAGATAGACATAATGGAAATGAGGGGGCAGGAACCCACAAAATTGATAGGAAGTCTTCACGGTCCCGGTTATTCAGCAGGGGAGGCGATTTCTAAAGAATATATTTTTGAAAACGATCGGCTTGATACGGGCTTCCATATTTACGGGATAGAATGGGGTCCGGATTATGTGAATTTTTACGTCGATGATGTATTGTATAATCAGATTACACCGGAAGACCTTCCCGAAGGTTCAGACTGGGTCTTTGATAACGATTTTTACATCCTGATGAACGTAGCCGTAGGTGGTACTTTCGTCGGATCACCAGATGCGGAAACAGTATTCCCTCAAACCATGCTGGTAGACTATGTGAGGGTTTATGAATATAACGGACTAAACTAA